The DNA segment AATGTTTCAAAAAAGATCGTCGATGGTGTATTGTCTCATCTTGATCCAGAAACTGGATTTTATATGCGCGAAGAACGCCGACTTGGGTTTACCTCATTTACTCAATAGCGAGAAAAGATATGCATATTGTTATCGAAGCACGCAATATAAACAGTTCGACCGGGCGCTATATTGAGCGCCTTGTGACGTATTTGCAAAAGATCGATACTACCAATACCTATTCAATCCTTGTCCCAACCAAGGATAAAGACTTCTGGAAACCCACAGCAAAAAACTTTAGTGTCAGGACGATTGATTTTGATAATTATTCGTTCGGTGAGCAACTTGGCTTCAAGCGATACCTTAAGAAACTAAAGCCGGATCTTGTACATTTTACTATGCCGCAACAGCCGATCTTTTATCGCGGCAAGTCGGTTACAACATTTCATGATCTCACCCTCCTCAAAACCTGGAACACTGATAAAAACTGGCTTGTGTATCACATAAAGCAGTTGGTGGGGAGGTTTGCCTTCTATTATACAGCTCACAATACAACCAGGATTATTGTTCCCTCTCAGTACACAAAAAGGGATTTATTATCTTTTAGCGGTATTACACCCAGCAAAATAACTGTTACGTATGAGGCGGCGGATGTTAGCCCGACTCGTCCGCGCGTTTACAAGACTCCTTTTAGTGAGTTCCTTTTGTACGTCGGTCAGCAAGCCGACTACAAGAATATTCGCCGTCTCGCCGAAGCACATCAACGACTCCTCCTAGACCACCCAACACTTGGGCTAATTTTAGCAGGTCGACTAAAAGATGATGCGAAGGCAAACCAGGCGTTCTTCAAAAAGCAAGGTTATAAAAATATTCATTTCACTGACTATATCTCTGACGAGGAGCGTGATTGGCTATATGCTCACTGCGCAGCTTATTGCTTCCCTAGTCTCATGGAAGGGTTTGGGCTTCCTGGTCTAGAAGCAATGACCTACGGGGCACCAGTTGTCGCGAGTAACGCGACCTGTATACCAGAGATACTCGGTGATGCCGCGCTATATTTTGATCCAAATAATACCGATGATATGGCTCAAACGATTGGACGCGTATTGGACGATCCAACCCTCAGAAAAGAGTTAATTGATCGTGGCCATAAACAAATAAAGAAGTATTCCTGGAAGCGAATGGCACAACAAACCCATGATGTCTACACTAGGGCAATCAACTCAAAGGGTTAGGAACTTTTTTGGGCGATAATAACGTGCCGATCACGCCCCTCGCCCTCTGAAAATGTCCGTATGTCTTCGTACTCGGCAGCGACTCGATGGACAATTCGACGAT comes from the Candidatus Saccharimonas aalborgensis genome and includes:
- a CDS encoding glycosyltransferase family 4 protein, yielding MHIVIEARNINSSTGRYIERLVTYLQKIDTTNTYSILVPTKDKDFWKPTAKNFSVRTIDFDNYSFGEQLGFKRYLKKLKPDLVHFTMPQQPIFYRGKSVTTFHDLTLLKTWNTDKNWLVYHIKQLVGRFAFYYTAHNTTRIIVPSQYTKRDLLSFSGITPSKITVTYEAADVSPTRPRVYKTPFSEFLLYVGQQADYKNIRRLAEAHQRLLLDHPTLGLILAGRLKDDAKANQAFFKKQGYKNIHFTDYISDEERDWLYAHCAAYCFPSLMEGFGLPGLEAMTYGAPVVASNATCIPEILGDAALYFDPNNTDDMAQTIGRVLDDPTLRKELIDRGHKQIKKYSWKRMAQQTHDVYTRAINSKG